Genomic DNA from Elusimicrobiota bacterium:
GTCTTTCTTTAAATTTCTTTTGCAGGAAAATATAACCTCTTATAATCTCTTTAAATATATTTCTTCACCAAAAGTCAAAAAAAGCCTTCCTGTTTTTCTTTCAAAAGACGAGATAACCGGGTTGTTGGAAATCCCTAAAGATAAGAGTTCTTTAGGCCTGCGGGATCAGGTTCTTCTGGAAGTATTATATTCCTGCGGGCTCAGAATAAGCGAGCTCGTATCGCTTAATTTGGACAGTATTGATTTTTTTGGAAATACAGTAAGAGTTATAGGCAAAGGCAATAAGGAAAGAATTGTTCCAATAGGAAACGTTGCTTTAAAAGCGCTCTACAAGTACCTGGATTTGCGTAAAAAAATAATCGCGGACGCGAATGAAAAAGCGATGTTTGTGAACTACAGGGGCACACGTATTTCTGACAGGTATGTAAGAAAAATACTGAATAAATGGATAAGCGCTGCCGCAATAAATAAAAATATTTCGCCCCACGTGTTGAGGCATACATTTGCAACTCATATGCTGGATGCAGGCTGTGATTTGCGCAGTGTCCAGGAAATGTTGGGCCATCAAAGCCTGGCGACTACGCAGATTTATACGCATGTTACAACAGAAAGGCTGAAAAAAGTTTATGAAAAGGCCCACCCCAGAACGTAAATAAAGGAATATACCCAATATGGATGAAAAAATTATTCTCTTAATGGAAGAAACCGGCTGTGCTCAGGGTGAAGCCCAATTAGCGCTTGAATTGGCTAACAATAATTTTGAAAAAGCAATTCATACGGTAAAGAGCATCTTAAGAAATATTGCTGTTGTCAAAGGCAGGTTTTATATTGAAGATAAAAATCTCTATGGGTTATTTATAGCCATACTCGACAAGAGGGCTGAAAATTTAATCAGACTCACAAGCGTTGTTTCATACAATCCGATAGTCTATGAAACTGACCTTGCCAATGATTGGCATTTTATTGAAAAGTCTATCTATAATTACCGTCTTATCGAAGGCAGCGTGCCAAGCCTGACCAGGGATGTAGAATTACATTTTTATAATGAGATAGCTTCAAAAAAAGACAAACTTTATAAAGCTCTTGTAGACGGCGATAAAGACAAAATCAGCGAAATGCTTATTGAAAATTTTCCCATAGAGCAGACAAAACTGGAAATCAACGCGGAGGAAATAAATCTGGCACAATATCAACAGTCTGAAGACAACCCTGAATCTGATGATTTGGGGAAGGGTTCGATTGACTCAGAATCAAAAAGGCTTTTTATTGAAGCGCAACTAAGCGAGGACCCGGAAGGCAAGAAAGCAAAATATCTTTTACAGGATGAAGTTGTTCTTGCTCAGATTGTAGACAACCGCGAAATAGCAAGGTACCTTTCAAAGCTTTTAGGCGAAAAAGACATGGAATATATACCTGTAAGAGTGGAAGAAATTGAATTAAATAACCAGGAAATCATTGCAAGGCTGCACTTTTCTCCAGGGATAGCCGGTTATGCCAGGATAAAACCGCAAACAAGGGTAAAGGTTGTCAAAGAAATCCAAAAACCGCTCTGGAAAAAAATATTTGGCCTGCGCTAGTTGAAATACCCGCTAAATAAGTTGTATAATATGGTTAACGAAGAAGAATGTTAACATGTATCAAGTGCCGCTGAAGGTTTGAAACAAGTGGTAATGTATGAGCCGAACGTTATATTTCTCGATATACGCCTTCCTGACAGGGATGGGATAAAAGTTTTGAGGGAAATAAAACAGATTAATAAAAATGCGCCTGTTGTAATAATTACCGGATACAAAGAGGCAGAAAAGGTTATTGAGGCTTTCAGATATGGATCGGCTGATTGTTTGTTAAAGCCTTTTAATTTTGATTATATGAAAAATCTGCTTCAACAAATCTCGAAATAATTTCCAACCAAAATGCTGCAGGAAAACTGGGCGCGAGAGGAGTTTCAACTCCGATTCACTGAAATATTTGGGCGCGAGAGGAGTTGAACCTCCACAACCGTGAAGTTATTAGGTCCTGAACCTAACGCGTCTGCCATTCCGCCACGCGCCCATAAAAAGAACAAACCGCGAGTTACTTATATAAAAAAAGCTTATGAAAGTCAACTCGTTGAATACATTTGTCCGCCGAAGGGCTAAAATCCATGGATAGAAAAATTGTTGTAACGAACAGGAAATTTTTTCACGATTATAACAGCCTTGAGCACTATGAGGCCGGCCTTATTCTTTCCGGTTCAGAAGTTAAATCTCTCAGGGACGGAAAAGCAAGCTTGCAGGATAGTTTCGCCAGGGTTGAAAAGG
This window encodes:
- the xerC gene encoding tyrosine recombinase XerC → MDDLGLLTKRFIISLRQRSFSLNTIHAYKHDLEEFVKFYNEKFEGNADLEKSARLVIRAYLAFLSKYNFSSRTISRKIYALRSFFKFLLQENITSYNLFKYISSPKVKKSLPVFLSKDEITGLLEIPKDKSSLGLRDQVLLEVLYSCGLRISELVSLNLDSIDFFGNTVRVIGKGNKERIVPIGNVALKALYKYLDLRKKIIADANEKAMFVNYRGTRISDRYVRKILNKWISAAAINKNISPHVLRHTFATHMLDAGCDLRSVQEMLGHQSLATTQIYTHVTTERLKKVYEKAHPRT
- a CDS encoding response regulator yields the protein MKQVVMYEPNVIFLDIRLPDRDGIKVLREIKQINKNAPVVIITGYKEAEKVIEAFRYGSADCLLKPFNFDYMKNLLQQISK